In a genomic window of Rhododendron vialii isolate Sample 1 chromosome 12a, ASM3025357v1:
- the LOC131309658 gene encoding uncharacterized protein LOC131309658 produces the protein MLAWARSVGLKYGIVVVILNSAKLKGGKLPKCILGCERGGKYEPPRYLVEGQSLQRNTGTRKCDCPFQLRGIPQHPYGIRWGLEVISGVHNHEIAKHIEGHEYPSRLKPIEKQFVVDMANSTAPREILNILKQKDPSNTTGIKSIYNTIFSNKAAKLDGLTPIQYVIRQLLKEHYLHQFLTNPDTNEITDIIWVHPMSLELSVNFPSVLIIDATYKTNEYRKPLLEVVGITSTWRTYSLMFAYLSNEREETLTWALDNLKNWMLQKGASMPLVFVSDRDLALMNAIETCFPTARHILCIWHINQCVMKNCSRVLGSEWKRFVKSWHSLINSSTPSSFEHKWQAMCDDFRQFPYVITYLWQTWLRSYKERFVSAWTDTCMHLGSNSSQRAESAHARLKLYLGDTMSSLQTSFDKIHKMLKNQFGKIKKSFEKSLNIPRHKQLRDDIFDQVRCRISLEAMEFIHDQLETALEVSPHIVGYCNCTIKITHGLPCMHDLAYYRSISTPIPLWSIHAHWTRLSMHATEFNEEGARSDRTSQVVEILDGMDPPMREHIIDRIIDMADPSRSTIRPPSYNTEHRGRPTGRDEQSTRRIPSFSEASTSGSRTATSRVRGRGRRGRGSGVRNTQFIVPSIIDPYIQRLPQAYQRYISHTVDVLGDGHCGFRAIVALIGYSENDWSRVREELIEEIQQNYYLYTEIYPVNDWAKHLLILLNWFEPTAPKDHWMEAMTLGVVIATRYNLVLHTFDEDVYGCFTHLPLRSPPVSVEYRREIAIARVNNDHFVQIFLEPNYPVPPIPIWWEEHSSDEAKGWAASYETRLLLWYEVMGISMPGAAFGGDID, from the exons ATGTTAGCTTGGGCACGGAGCGTTGGTCTAAAATATGGTATTGTGGTGGTTATTTTAAATTCTGCTAAGTTAAAAGGCGGCAAATTGCCGAAGTGCATTCTTGGTTGCgaaagaggaggaaagtacGAACCGCCACGGTATTTGGTTGAAGGGCAATCCTTGCAAAGAAATACTGGGACTAGAAAATGCGATTGCCCATTTCAACTGCGAggtataccacaacatccatacggtatcaggTGGGGTTTAGAGGTTATTAGTGGTGtccataaccatgaaatagcaaaacatattgagggccacgagtacccgtcaaggctaaaaccaatagagaaacaatttgtggtcgACATGGCCAACAGTACTGCGCCTCGTGAGATTcttaatattttgaagcaaaaagacCCGTCAAACACTACGGGAATCAAGAGCATTTATAACaccattttttcaaacaaagcaGCCAAACTGGACGGTTTAACTCCTATTCAGTATGTCATACGTCAATTACTTAAGGAACATTACCTCCATCAATTTCTTACAAATCCGGATACTaacgaaatcacagatattaTTTGGGTTCATCCTATGAGTCTAGAGCTATCTGTCAACTTTCCGTCTGTACTGATCATTGACGCCACGTACAAGACCAATGAGTATCGAAAACCACTATTGGAggttgtgggtatcacatccacatggCGAACTTACTCGCTTATGTTCGCTTATCTtagtaatgagagagaagagacattGACATGGGCATTGGATAACTTAAAAAACTGGATGCTTCAAAAGGGGGCGTCGATGCCATTGGTGTTTGTTTCAGATCGGGATTTAGCGCTTATGAACGCCATTGAAACATGTTTCCCTACGGCACGTCACATCTtgtgtatttggcacataaatcaGTGCGTCATGAAGAACTGCAGCCGTGTGCTTGGTTCGGAATGGAAGCGCTTCGTCAAGTCATGGCACTCGCTTATCAATTCATCTACACCTTCGTCTTTCGAACATAAGTGGCAAGCCATGTGCGACGATTTTCGCCAGTTTCCGTATGTCATAACTTACCTGTGGCAAACATGGTTAAGGTCGTACAAAGAGCGGTTTGTTTCAGCATGGACAGATACATGTATGCACCTCGgaagcaattcaagtcaaag GGCAGAGTCTGCACATGCGAGGCTAAAGCTATATTTAGGGGATACCATGTCATCACTacaaacatcttttgataaaatacataagatgttgaaaaatcagttcggGAAAATTAAGAAGTCGTTCGAGAAATCATTGAACATTCCACGCCACAAACAATTACGTGACGACATTTTTGATCAGGTAAGGTGTCGTatttcattagaggcaatggagTTCATACATGATCAGCTAGAAACCGCTTTAGAAGTATCCCCCCACATTGTTGGCTATTGCAACTGTACGATCAAAATCacacacggattgccatgcatgcacgatCTTGCATATTATCGTTCCATTTCCACTCCAATTCCGCTATGGAGTATCCACGCTCATTGGACTAGGTTGTCTATGCACGCAACCGAGTTTAATGAGGAGGGAGCACGATCTGACAGGACATCTCAGGTCGTTGAGATATTAGATGGGATGGATCCACCTATGCGAGAGCATATCATAGACAGGATTATCGATATGGCAGATCCATCTCGTAGCACAATTCGACCTCCATCGTACAACACAGAACATAGAGGTCGACCTACAGGTAGAGATGAGCAAAGTACACGTCGCATACCTTCTTTCTCAGAAGCATCCACTTCAGGATCAAGGACTGCAACATcgcgagtgagagggagagggagacgtgGGAGGGGTTCGGGGGTTCGCAACACTCAATTTATAGTTCCATCCATCATTGATCCCTACATTCAACGATTACCTCAGGCTTATCAGCGTTATATTTCCCACACTGTTGACGTGCTTGGTGATGGTCATTGTGGATTCAGGGCGATAGTTGCACTAATCGGGTATAGTGAAAATGATTGGAGTCGAGTACGAGAGGAGCTTATTGAAGAGAttcaacaaaattattatctatACACCGAGATTTATCCAGTAAATGATTGGGCAAAGCATCTACTAATTTTACTAAATTGGTTCGAGCCTACGGCACCAAAGGATCACTGGATGGAGGCTATGACTTTGGGAGTTGTCATCGCAACAAGGTACAACCTAgtactgcatacatttgatgaggatgtttacggttgttttactcatttgCCATTGAGGTCCCCTCCAGTTTCAGTCGAATACCGCCGGGAAATTGCTATTGCCCGTGTTAACAACGATCACTTCGTGCAAATTTTCTTAGAACCtaattaccctgtaccacccatcccAATATGGTGGGAGGAGCATTCATCGGATGAAGCTAAAGGATGGGCTGCCAGTTATGAAACACGTTTGCtattgtggtacgaagtaatgggTATAAGCATGCCGGGAGCAgcatttggaggagatattgattaa
- the LOC131311285 gene encoding protein NLP7-like encodes MNLFFLAQCQFSVADNFVDFSPDVCACPKVRENIRLALQKMILYPRLNVSLVQFWASTKTLEGRTLLTTQNQPFALGNTYTTFERQWLCEYRMMIGREYKFYADAESGEEELGLPGRVFLHKFPESTSDVKHYTLKEYPQLDLALRCFIRGSWAMPVFEHSSKTCVGVLEIVSLSYTPSFWHDKSFLGNLYGIFQEFGMRCFDGYKHCEMRYMDENKALAAAFKELKMVLGSVCKIHKLPLAMTWVPCSACGYLVEGQHLSKGKKIFGDGYDNLFFEFRTILKSCHLRKGEVAGRVLSFPNLLYCSDVQLLSIAEYPLVPYARRYQLTGWFTICLQSSFTGNEVYVLEFFLPTSSKDDENILARLSLILATMEESFKTFKLASGQDLGDMLTVEVIDFLNGQKSHSIQMIQATRLTPCLELLKDGGVRLQIGQLDQPTMDAKNSGMDVVSEDHNYFLPSLEASQNGELTTELDSTDQTSMDPLNKGKNVTSAEQNIILVASSEEGKRIQATRFTPSLELLKDEEEILQIGQLDQPTLDARNSGMDVVSEEQNYILPGPEALQNGEWTTQLDSTDQPSMYPLNNGKNVVTAQQNIILVASSQEGKRKMQEKKHKKSGVRIEVSLEEIHRCSKMRREDAAEELKVSISTLKRVCRDYGIHRWPPRDIKKARPIRPSPVENQEQSPQLNFNLPLNQASDSVAHIKPALQDGDMVTIRAKYENNTIKFRLSLSSRLVELQQEVAKRLNVEPGTYYVKYKDEDNELILIACDEDLLECIHASRSLGNTSIVVLVELKQPMTNSNPAN; translated from the exons ATGAATCTCTTTTTCTTGGCTCAATGTCAATTTTCAGTTGCAGATAATTTTGTGGACTTCAGTCCCGACGTTTGTGCGTGTCCGAAAGTCAGAGAAAATATCAGACTTGCTCTCCAAAAAATGATATTGTACCCAAGACTTAATGTATCACTAGTTCAATTTTGGGCATCCACAAAAACATTGGAGGGGCGGACTTTGCTTACAACTCAAAACCAACCTTTTGCTCTTGGTAACACATATACCACGTTTGAGAGACAGTGGCTTTGTGAGTATAGGATGATGATCGGCAGGGAGTATAAGTTCTACGCAGATGCCGAGAGTGGAGAGGAAGAACTTGGGCTTCCTGGCCGTGTGTTCCTCCATAAATTCCCCGAATCCACTTCAGATGTGAAGCATTACACTCTTAAAGAGTATCCACAACTCGACCTTGCTTTACGTTGTTTCATTAGAGGATCTTGGGCTATGCCAGTGTTCGAACACTCCTCCAAAACCTGTGTTGGGGTGCTTGAgatagtttctctctcttacaCGCCTTCATTTTGGCATGACAAGTCTTTCCTCGGTAACCTGTATGGTATTTTTCAG GAGTTTGGTATGCGATGCTTTGATGGATATAAACACTGTGAAATGAGA TACATGGACGAGAATAAAGCTCTTGCAGCTGCCTTCAAGGAACTCAAGATGGTTTTGGGATCTGTATGTAAAATTCATAAGCTACCTCTGGCTATGACATGGGTCCCTTGCAGTGCCTGCGGCTATTTAGTGGAAGGCCAACACCTATCTAAGGGCAAAAAAATTTTTGGGGACGGTTATGACAACCTTTTTTTTGAGTTCAGAACAATCCTAAAAAGCTGTCATTTAAGAAAGGGAGAGGTTGCTGGGAGGGTACTCTCATTTCCTAACTTGTTATACTGCTCAGACGTACAACTATTAAGCATAGCTGAGTACCCCTTGGTACCCTATGCACGACGGTACCAATTAACTGGTTGGTTCACGATATGCTTGCAGAGCAGTTTTACTGGGAATGAAGTTTATGTACTGGAGTTCTTTTTGCCCACGAGCAGCAAAGATGATGAGAACATTCTGGCCAGATTGAGCTTGATATTGGCAACGATGGAGGaaagtttcaaaacttttaaGCTTGCTTCTGGCCAAGATTTGGGGGACATGTTGACTGTTGAAGTTATCGATTTTCTGAATGGCCAGAAAAGTCACTCCATTCAAATGATCCAAGCTACTAGATTGACTCCTTGTCTTGAACTCTTAAAGGATGGAGGAGTGAGATTACAGATAGGTCAACTGGATCAGCCAACAATGGATGCCAAAAATAGTGGAATGGATGTCGTTAGTGAAGATCACAACTATTTTTTACCTAGTCTTGAAGCCTCGCAGAATGGAGAATTGACGACAGAACTAGACTCAACTGATCAGACATCAATGGATCCTTTAAACAAAGGAAAGAATGTCACCAGTGCAGAGCAAAACATCATTCTGGTTGCTAGTTCAGAAGAAGGCAAAAGAATCCAAGCTACTAGATTTACTCCTAGTCTTGAGCTCTTGAAGGATGAAGAAGAGATATTGCAGATAGGTCAACTGGATCAGCCGACATTGGATGCCAGAAATAGTGGAATGGATGTCGTTAGTGAAGAACAAAACTACATTTTACCTGGTCCTGAAGCCTTGCAAAATGGAGAATGGACGACACAACTAGATTCAACTGATCAGCCATCAATGTATCCTTTAAACAATGGAAAGAATGTTGTCACTGCACAACAAAACATCATTTTGGTTGCCAGTTCACAAGAAGGCAAAAGAAAGATGcaagaaaagaaacataaaaaatcTGGAGTTAGAATTGAAGTTTCTTTAGAGGAGATCCATAGATGTTCGAAAATGAGGCGTGAAGATGCTGCAGAGGAACTCAAAG TTAGCATATCTACGTTGAAGCGGGTCTGTAGGGATTATGGCATCCATCGGTGGCCACCTCGCGACATAAAAAAGGCCCGTCCCATTCGGCCCTCCCCTGTTGAGAACCAGGAACAATCCCCACAACTTAATTTTAATTTGCCTTTGAATCAAGCCTCAGATAGTGTTGCTCACATAAAGCCAGCATTGCAAGATGGGGATATGGTGACAATTAGGGCGAAATATGAAAATAACACGATAAAGTTTCGGCTGTCTTTGTCGTCTAGATTAGTAGAGCTGCAACAAGAAGTGGCTAAAAGGTTGAACGTGGAGCCAGGAACTTACTATGTCAAGTACAAAGATGAGGATAATGAGTTGATTTTGATAGCTTGTGATGAGGACTTGCTAGAGTGTATCCATGCTTCTAGATCGCTGGGCAACACTTCGATTGTGGTTCTGGTTGAGCTAAAACAGCCAATGACCAACTCGAATCCTGCTAATTAA
- the LOC131311308 gene encoding glyceraldehyde-3-phosphate dehydrogenase, cytosolic, translated as MGKIKIGINGFGRIGRLVARVALQRDDVELVAVNDPFITTDYMTYMFKYDSVHGQWKHHELKVKDSKTLLFGDRPVSVFGFRNPEEIPWAETGAEYIVESTGVFTDKDKAAAHLKGGAKKVIISAPSKDAPMFVVGVNEKDYKPDLHVVSNASCTTNCLAPLAKVINDRFGILEGLMTTVHSITATQKTVDGPSSKDWRGGRAASFNIIPSSTGAAKAVGKVLPALNGKLTGMAFRVPTVDVSVVDLTVRLEKKATYEQIKLAIKEESEGKLKGILGYTEDDVVSTDFVGDSRSSIFDAKAGIALNDNFVKLVSWYDNEWGYSSRVVDLIVHMASCH; from the exons ATGG GCAAGATCAAGATCGGGATCAACG GTTTTGGAAGAATTGGCCGATTGGTGGCTAGAGTTGCTCTGCAAAGAGACGATGTTGAACTCGTCGCTGTCAACGATCCCTTTATCACCACTGATTACATG ACATATATGTTCAAGTATGACAGTGTTCATGGTCAGTGGAAGCACCATGAACTCAAGGTGAAGGACTCCAAGACCCTTCTCTTTGGTGACAGGCCAGTCTCTGTTTTTGGGTTCAG GAACCCTGAAGAGATCCCATGGGCTGAGACTGGAGCTGAATACATTGTGGAGTCCACCGGTGTCTTCACTGATAAGGACAAGGCTGCTGCCCACTTGAAG GGTGGTGCAAAGAAGGTCATCATTTCTGCCCCTAGTAAGGATGCTCCCATGTTTGTTGTGGGAGTCAATGAGAAAGATTACAAGCCAGATCTCCATGTTGTTTCCAATGCTAGCTGTACTACCAACTGTCTTGCCCCCCTTGCCAAG GTGATTAATGATAGGTTTGGCATTCTTGAGGGTCTTATGACTACCGTCCACTCCATCACCG CAACACAAAAAACTGTCGATGGTCCATCAAGCAAGGACTGGAGAGGTGGAAGAGCTGCTTCTTTTAATATTATTCCTAGCAGCACTGGAGCTGCCAAG GCTGTTGGTAAGGTGTTGCCTGCTCTTAATGGCAAATTGACCGGAATGGCTTTCCGTGTTCCCACTGTTGATGTCTCAGTGGTTGACCTCACAGTGAGGTTGGAGAAGAAGGCTACATATGAACAGATCAAACTTGCAATCAA GGAGGAGTCTGAGGGCAAGCTCAAGGGTATCTTGGGTTACACAGAAGATGATGTGGTCTCCACTGACTTTGTCGGTGACAGCAG GTCGAGCATCTTTGATGCCAAGGCTGGGATAGCTTTGAATGACAATTTTGTGAAGTTGGTTTCCTGGTATGACAACGAATGGGGTTACAG CTCACGTGTGGTTGACTTGATCGTCCATATGGCAAGTTGTCACTAA